Proteins encoded within one genomic window of Amycolatopsis nigrescens CSC17Ta-90:
- the mtrB gene encoding MtrAB system histidine kinase MtrB — MKSRLIAFGKAGRSLVRLTGRVVAFGRRRSVAFSELWRHSLQFRVTISTLALSSAVVFVLGMVLQNQITDRLIDTKENAAIEQTKTVVDTAEAQLVGIGDQDSLENRLRNALNKISSSTSERPQGTAASAAGAFEPVLASGGPDRSSQSNASAGPYERVPDSLKAFVERNQLSKQIHTYVGPTGSTTYLVIGAPVTSSARPMQLYLLFPLTAEQNTVSTVQNTLLVGGMVLLVLLAGISNLVTRQVVRPVRRAAAAAEQFASGDLDQRLAVLGEDDLAKLAVSYNEMAASIQRQIRQLEEFGTLQRRFTSDVSHELRTPLTTVRMAADVLHASREQFPAGLARSTELLVDELDRFEALLGDLLEISRLDAGVEELVAELIDVRPIARRAVEQVRVIAGTAGAAIELELPEEEEAAAEVDARRVERILRNLLANAVDHSEGAPIWLRVAVNEHAVAVTVRDYGVGLRSGEADLVFNRFWRADPSRNRRTGGTGLGLAISHEDARLHGGALEAWGAPGQGACFRLVLPRQQGVPFEESPLSLPPEDVTPESGTNGHSYLGPVVEQPELAAITQKEDG, encoded by the coding sequence ATGAAGTCCCGCCTGATCGCCTTCGGCAAGGCCGGCAGGTCACTGGTACGCCTGACCGGCCGCGTGGTGGCGTTCGGCAGGCGCCGTTCGGTCGCGTTCAGCGAGCTGTGGCGGCATTCGCTGCAGTTCCGCGTCACCATCTCCACCCTGGCGCTGTCCTCGGCCGTGGTCTTCGTGCTGGGCATGGTGCTGCAGAACCAGATCACCGACCGGCTGATCGACACCAAGGAAAACGCGGCGATCGAGCAGACCAAGACGGTGGTGGACACCGCCGAGGCGCAGCTGGTCGGCATCGGCGACCAGGACTCGCTGGAAAACCGGCTCCGCAACGCGCTGAACAAGATCAGCAGCAGCACTTCGGAACGACCGCAGGGCACGGCCGCCTCCGCGGCCGGCGCGTTCGAGCCGGTGCTGGCCAGCGGCGGGCCGGACCGGTCCAGTCAGTCGAACGCCTCCGCCGGCCCCTACGAGCGGGTGCCCGATTCGCTCAAGGCGTTCGTCGAGCGCAACCAGCTGAGCAAGCAGATCCACACCTACGTCGGGCCGACCGGCAGCACCACGTACCTGGTCATCGGCGCCCCGGTGACCAGCAGCGCCCGTCCGATGCAGCTCTACCTGCTGTTCCCGCTCACCGCCGAGCAGAACACCGTCTCCACCGTGCAGAACACCCTGCTGGTCGGCGGCATGGTGCTGCTGGTGCTGCTGGCCGGGATCAGCAACCTGGTCACCAGGCAGGTGGTCCGCCCGGTGCGCCGGGCCGCGGCGGCGGCCGAGCAGTTCGCCAGCGGTGACCTCGACCAGCGGCTCGCCGTGCTCGGCGAAGACGACCTCGCCAAGCTCGCGGTGTCCTACAACGAGATGGCCGCGAGCATCCAGCGCCAGATCCGCCAGCTCGAGGAGTTCGGCACCCTGCAGCGGCGGTTCACCTCGGACGTCTCGCACGAGCTGCGCACCCCGCTGACCACCGTGCGGATGGCCGCCGACGTGCTGCACGCCTCGCGCGAGCAGTTCCCGGCCGGCCTCGCCAGGTCCACCGAACTGCTGGTGGACGAGCTGGATCGGTTCGAGGCGCTGCTCGGCGACCTGCTGGAGATCAGCAGGCTGGACGCCGGGGTGGAGGAACTGGTGGCCGAGCTGATCGACGTCCGCCCGATCGCGCGGCGCGCGGTGGAGCAGGTCCGGGTGATCGCCGGTACCGCGGGCGCCGCGATCGAACTGGAGCTGCCGGAGGAGGAGGAGGCCGCCGCCGAGGTGGACGCCCGGCGGGTGGAACGCATCCTGCGCAACCTGCTGGCGAACGCGGTGGACCACAGCGAAGGCGCGCCCATCTGGCTGCGGGTGGCGGTGAACGAGCACGCGGTCGCGGTGACCGTGCGGGACTACGGGGTCGGGCTGCGCTCCGGCGAGGCGGATCTGGTGTTCAACAGGTTCTGGCGGGCGGACCCGTCCCGCAACCGGCGGACCGGCGGCACCGGTCTCGGCCTGGCGATCAGCCACGAGGACGCGCGGCTGCACGGCGGGGCGCTCGAGGCGTGGGGCGCGCCGGGACAGGGCGCCTGCTTCCGGCTGGTGCTGCCGAGGCAGCAGGGTGTGCCGTTCGAGGAGAGCCCGCTGTCGCTGCCACCGGAGGACGTCACGCCGGAGAGCGGGACCAACGGCCACTCCTACCTCGGCCCGGTGGTCGAGCAGCCGGAACTGGCCGCGATCACGCAGAAGGAGGACGGGTGA
- a CDS encoding TrmH family RNA methyltransferase, protein MHNPEISPKDRFLTVYGRKPVLEALGDPALEVDKVILADHVRGQHAAEIERAARSAGVRVQRASAHRVKVLAGNGKQDQGVLADVVAPRMRPLADALAGRPPARVLLLDGITTPANVGMILRTATAAGLGGVVVPRRGVAALDPMVVKASAGVAFRAPVLRCASAAEAAGQLVSAGYRLYALGASSNRSLFDVELPKRAAFVLGGETEGVSEEVAAKVTGWLSIPMPGEVESLNVSAAAAVLSFELVRRAAAPSAR, encoded by the coding sequence GTGCACAACCCCGAGATCTCCCCCAAGGACCGGTTCCTCACCGTGTACGGGCGCAAGCCGGTGCTGGAGGCGCTGGGCGACCCGGCGCTGGAGGTCGACAAGGTGATCCTGGCCGATCACGTGCGCGGGCAGCACGCGGCCGAGATCGAGCGGGCGGCCAGGTCGGCCGGGGTCAGGGTGCAGCGGGCCAGTGCACACCGGGTGAAAGTGCTGGCCGGCAACGGCAAACAGGACCAGGGCGTGCTCGCGGACGTGGTGGCGCCGAGGATGCGCCCGCTGGCCGACGCGCTGGCCGGGCGCCCGCCAGCACGGGTGCTGCTGCTGGACGGGATCACCACCCCGGCCAACGTGGGCATGATCCTGCGCACCGCCACCGCGGCCGGGCTCGGTGGCGTGGTGGTGCCCCGGCGCGGGGTGGCCGCGCTGGACCCGATGGTGGTCAAGGCGTCGGCCGGAGTGGCCTTCCGCGCGCCGGTGCTGCGCTGCGCGAGCGCCGCCGAGGCGGCCGGGCAGCTGGTGTCGGCGGGCTACCGGCTGTACGCGCTGGGCGCGTCGTCGAACCGCTCGTTGTTCGACGTGGAGCTGCCGAAGCGGGCCGCGTTCGTGCTGGGCGGCGAGACCGAGGGCGTCAGCGAAGAGGTCGCCGCCAAGGTCACCGGCTGGCTGTCCATCCCGATGCCGGGCGAGGTGGAGTCGCTGAACGTTTCGGCCGCGGCGGCCGTGCTGTCCTTCGAGCTGGTCAGGCGGGCAGCAGCACCCTCAGCTCGCTGA
- the hpf gene encoding ribosome hibernation-promoting factor, HPF/YfiA family, with protein sequence MDIVVKGRNVEVPEHYRAHVSEKLARLERYDKKVIRYDVELFHEPNRRQSKNCQRVEITGKGKGPAVRAEACAGDFYAALDAAVNKMENRLRKMHDRRRVHYGRRCPESVAEATSAPAIGGGSAPMDNGMRPATAGTAVLEAPAPPEVEPMNGIAPEEIELPQQRWDDGVVEHQPGRIVREKQHAADPMTVDQALYEMELVGHDFYLFNDSDAGRPSVVYRRKGFDYGVIRLG encoded by the coding sequence ATGGACATCGTGGTTAAAGGTCGCAACGTGGAGGTGCCTGAGCATTATCGGGCGCATGTCAGCGAAAAGCTGGCACGACTGGAGCGCTACGACAAGAAGGTCATCCGTTACGACGTGGAGCTCTTCCACGAGCCCAACAGGCGGCAGTCCAAGAACTGCCAGCGCGTCGAGATCACTGGTAAGGGCAAAGGCCCGGCTGTACGAGCGGAAGCATGCGCGGGCGACTTCTACGCCGCGCTCGACGCTGCGGTGAACAAAATGGAGAACCGGCTGCGCAAGATGCACGACCGGCGGCGGGTGCACTACGGGCGTCGGTGCCCGGAGTCGGTGGCCGAAGCCACCTCGGCACCCGCGATCGGGGGCGGATCGGCCCCAATGGACAACGGCATGCGCCCGGCGACGGCGGGTACCGCGGTACTGGAGGCACCCGCGCCGCCCGAGGTCGAGCCGATGAACGGCATCGCGCCCGAAGAAATCGAGCTGCCACAGCAGCGCTGGGACGATGGTGTGGTCGAGCACCAGCCCGGCCGCATCGTCCGCGAGAAACAACACGCCGCGGACCCCATGACCGTCGACCAGGCTCTCTACGAGATGGAGCTGGTCGGCCACGATTTCTATCTCTTCAATGACTCCGACGCCGGCAGGCCGAGCGTCGTCTACCGCAGGAAGGGCTTCGACTACGGCGTGATCAGGCTGGGCTGA
- a CDS encoding Rv3235 family protein — MRTIETSLRSLTPYEPNRPVPGPPAAARGQLELDLSLGTPRRRTGRTAEPPGPGPEQRFLRQLLNAILEVREGSRPPAQLRNLVDPRLYQRLLAEPKTTGERYLLGSVRASRPAPAAIEACGTVRAGRRTMAVAARLERSEDRWRCTSFALLTQGRPR, encoded by the coding sequence GTGCGGACCATCGAAACCAGCCTGCGCTCGCTCACACCCTACGAACCGAACAGGCCGGTCCCCGGCCCGCCGGCGGCCGCCCGAGGCCAGCTCGAGCTCGACCTGTCGCTCGGCACGCCCCGCCGCCGCACCGGGCGCACGGCCGAGCCGCCCGGTCCCGGGCCGGAACAGCGGTTCCTGCGGCAGCTGCTGAACGCCATCCTCGAAGTCCGCGAAGGCAGCAGGCCGCCCGCGCAGCTGCGGAACCTGGTGGACCCGCGGCTCTACCAGCGGCTGCTGGCCGAACCGAAGACCACCGGCGAGCGCTACCTGCTCGGCTCGGTCCGCGCCAGCCGCCCCGCGCCGGCCGCCATCGAGGCCTGCGGCACCGTACGCGCCGGCCGCCGCACGATGGCCGTCGCAGCCAGGCTGGAACGCTCCGAGGACCGCTGGCGCTGCACCTCGTTCGCACTGCTCACCCAGGGCCGCCCCCGCTGA
- a CDS encoding LpqB family beta-propeller domain-containing protein, translating into MSCRKRTRLAVLLGCVLLVAGCANVPQESQPQVVPGDRLAPSADIPEPQKGLDALDVVRNFVHASALPVTDNARVYLNEAARKSWSPTKSMTVIEDRFDTVYGASNQLPPDPDEQVVLLRGFTIGNVAPDSAFIPTKGDYRLPVTLRKQAGGEWRIVDPPGGLVITENDFTQNYFRVPLYFFAQDSNALVLDLRYVPSKPQAGLAGRVVDLLIRGPSSGLAGAVRSPLGDQAATESNVKGEADGALVVPLTGVDGYSVEQKKLIAAQLVLSLQSVTTSRVRLLSDGKPLIDGEDADWLPSDLPSYGTQASPSFDLPGLMVVNGRIRSLEDNAPIPGPVGSGAYQVLKAAQSLDGKQLAIVESVDGQQRLRIGEFGRDAQSAELQNGTLTRPTWRPTSGSSGEVWSVVDGVQVVRVQRNPDNKWVPQAVIADEITSLGTITALRLSRDGSRAAVVVGGQLVIAAVVRTQDSVMLREPRVLKGGDLAGVEDVDWLSQDTVVVATSSASLPVAKLPIDGLRMDPFNSSNLTQPVRAIAAAPGSRIVVADSSGLWTASSDVGEVWRPHPHSPSSNAYPFYPG; encoded by the coding sequence GTGAGCTGTCGGAAGAGGACGCGCCTTGCCGTGCTGCTCGGTTGCGTGCTGCTGGTCGCCGGCTGCGCGAACGTGCCGCAGGAGTCGCAGCCGCAGGTGGTGCCCGGCGACCGGCTCGCCCCGTCGGCGGACATCCCGGAACCGCAGAAGGGCCTGGACGCTCTCGACGTGGTGCGGAACTTCGTGCACGCCAGCGCACTGCCGGTGACCGACAACGCCCGCGTCTACCTGAACGAGGCGGCCAGGAAGTCCTGGTCGCCGACCAAGAGCATGACCGTGATCGAGGACCGGTTCGACACCGTGTACGGAGCCAGCAATCAGCTGCCGCCCGACCCGGACGAGCAGGTGGTGTTGCTGCGCGGCTTCACCATCGGCAACGTGGCCCCGGACAGTGCGTTCATCCCGACCAAGGGCGACTACCGGCTGCCGGTGACGCTGCGCAAGCAGGCCGGCGGGGAATGGCGGATCGTGGACCCGCCGGGCGGGCTGGTGATCACCGAAAACGACTTCACCCAGAACTACTTCCGGGTGCCGCTGTACTTCTTCGCGCAGGACTCGAACGCGCTGGTGCTCGATCTGCGTTACGTGCCGAGCAAACCGCAGGCCGGCCTGGCCGGTCGGGTGGTGGACCTGCTGATCCGCGGGCCGTCGAGCGGACTGGCCGGCGCGGTCCGCAGCCCGCTCGGTGATCAGGCCGCGACCGAGTCGAACGTGAAGGGCGAGGCGGACGGCGCGCTGGTGGTGCCGTTGACCGGTGTCGACGGGTACAGCGTGGAGCAGAAGAAGCTGATCGCGGCCCAGCTCGTGCTCTCCCTGCAGAGCGTGACCACCAGCCGGGTCCGGCTGCTCTCCGACGGCAAGCCGCTGATCGACGGGGAGGACGCCGACTGGCTGCCCAGCGACCTGCCCTCCTACGGGACGCAGGCGTCGCCTAGCTTCGACCTGCCCGGCCTGATGGTGGTGAACGGGAGGATCCGCTCGTTGGAGGACAACGCGCCGATCCCGGGGCCGGTCGGTTCCGGCGCCTACCAGGTGCTCAAGGCAGCCCAGTCGCTGGACGGCAAGCAGCTGGCGATCGTGGAGAGCGTGGACGGCCAGCAGCGGCTGCGGATCGGCGAGTTCGGCCGGGACGCGCAGTCCGCCGAACTGCAGAACGGCACCCTGACCAGGCCGACCTGGCGGCCGACCAGTGGCAGTTCCGGCGAGGTGTGGTCGGTGGTGGACGGGGTGCAGGTGGTCCGGGTGCAGCGCAACCCGGACAACAAGTGGGTCCCGCAGGCGGTGATCGCGGACGAGATCACCTCGCTCGGCACGATCACCGCGCTGCGGCTGTCCAGGGACGGCAGCAGGGCGGCGGTGGTCGTCGGCGGCCAGCTGGTGATCGCGGCCGTGGTGCGAACCCAGGACTCGGTGATGCTGCGGGAACCGCGGGTGCTCAAGGGCGGGGACCTGGCCGGGGTCGAGGACGTGGACTGGCTGAGCCAGGACACCGTGGTGGTGGCCACCTCATCGGCGTCGCTGCCGGTGGCGAAGCTGCCCATCGACGGGCTGCGGATGGACCCGTTCAACAGCTCGAACCTGACCCAGCCGGTGCGCGCGATCGCGGCCGCGCCGGGCAGCCGGATCGTGGTGGCCGACAGCAGCGGGCTGTGGACCGCGTCGTCGGACGTCGGTGAGGTGTGGCGGCCCCATCCGCACAGCCCGAGTTCCAACGCTTACCCGTTCTACCCTGGCTGA
- a CDS encoding HAD family hydrolase produces the protein MYLRRVPAGPASLGVVLKALVLDYAGVLTDPDAAELFDAVLELRDRGVPTALLSNAAGGSGEVKRRFSRYFDAVVFSGEVGVAKPDPRIYLLTAGLLGVPADSCVFVDDSAVNVAGAVAAGMTGVRHSSVTGTLSELRVLLPA, from the coding sequence ATGTATCTGCGGCGGGTGCCGGCCGGACCCGCTAGCCTCGGGGTCGTGCTGAAGGCGCTGGTGCTGGACTACGCCGGGGTGCTCACCGATCCGGACGCGGCCGAGCTGTTCGACGCCGTGCTGGAGTTGCGGGACCGCGGCGTTCCCACGGCGCTGCTTTCCAACGCGGCGGGCGGTTCCGGTGAGGTCAAACGCAGGTTTTCGCGGTACTTCGACGCGGTGGTCTTCTCCGGCGAGGTCGGGGTGGCCAAACCGGATCCGCGGATCTACCTGCTGACCGCGGGTCTGCTCGGGGTGCCCGCGGACAGCTGCGTGTTCGTGGACGACTCCGCGGTCAACGTGGCGGGTGCGGTGGCGGCCGGCATGACCGGGGTGCGGCACAGTTCGGTCACCGGGACGCTCAGCGAGCTGAGGGTGCTGCTGCCCGCCTGA
- a CDS encoding ComF family protein translates to MPNLLRGTLDLLLPSNCAGCGAPGAACCPDCLAAFRLPRPVSRGPTAGVVPVYALAAYRGVARRLVLAYKERGRRDLAGPLGAALAGVLPNLSEVEPSGQWWLVPVPSRRTAARKRGGQHLTVLAHRCAAALAAAGRTAAVAPALRLRSGARDAVGLTPEQRAANLAGRLLPARRGLPPPGSAVVLLDDVVTTGATIAAGTAALAAAGYRVSAALTLTAAG, encoded by the coding sequence ATGCCGAACCTGCTGCGCGGGACACTGGACCTGCTGCTGCCGTCGAACTGCGCGGGCTGCGGGGCGCCCGGCGCGGCCTGCTGCCCGGACTGCCTGGCGGCCTTCCGGCTGCCGCGCCCGGTGTCGCGCGGGCCGACCGCCGGTGTCGTCCCGGTCTACGCGCTGGCGGCCTACCGCGGTGTCGCACGGCGGCTGGTGCTGGCCTACAAGGAGCGCGGCAGGCGCGATCTCGCCGGTCCGCTCGGGGCCGCGCTGGCCGGGGTGCTGCCCAACCTGTCGGAGGTCGAGCCTTCCGGCCAGTGGTGGCTGGTGCCAGTGCCGTCCCGGCGCACCGCCGCGCGGAAACGAGGCGGTCAGCATCTGACCGTGTTGGCACACCGGTGCGCGGCGGCACTGGCCGCTGCCGGCCGCACGGCCGCGGTCGCGCCCGCCCTGCGGCTGCGCTCCGGTGCCAGGGACGCGGTCGGGCTCACGCCGGAGCAGCGGGCGGCGAACCTGGCAGGGCGGCTGCTGCCGGCCCGGCGCGGGCTGCCGCCGCCGGGGTCGGCCGTGGTGCTGCTCGACGACGTGGTCACCACCGGGGCGACCATCGCAGCCGGGACGGCGGCACTGGCCGCGGCCGGGTACCGGGTGTCCGCCGCGCTGACGCTGACCGCCGCCGGCTGA
- the secA gene encoding preprotein translocase subunit SecA, whose protein sequence is MVLNRLLRAGEGKMIKRLRHIADHINTLEDDVKDLSDAELRAKTAEFKQRYADGESLDDLLPEAFSVAREAAWRVLGQRPFDVQLMGGAALHLGQVAEMKTGEGKTLTSVLPAYLNAISGKGVHIVTVNDYLAKRDAEWMGRIHRFLGLEVGVILSDQSPEVRRQQYAADITHGTNNEFGFDYLRDNMAWSRADCVQRGHNFAVVDEVDSILIDEARTPLIISGPADNSSRWYVEFARMSPLMKPDVHYDVDIRKRTVGVSEKGVAFIEDQLGIENLYEAANTPLVGYLQNALKAKELYKKDKDYIVRNGEVLIVDEFTGRILHGRRYNEGMHQAIEAKEGVEIKAENQTLATITLQNYFRLYDKLSGMTGTAETEAAEFHQTYKLGVVPIPTNRPMVRADQSDLIYKTEQAKFEAVAEDIAERNKKGQPVLVGTTSVEKSEHLSKLLLKLGVPHEVLNAKHHDREALIVARAGRKGAVTVATNMAGRGTDVVLGGNPDLITDAELRDRGLDPVENEEEYQAAWDKTIEEVKAASKAEAEEVVEAGGLYVLGTERHESRRIDNQLRGRSGRQGDPGESRFYLSLGDELMRRFNAAMVERVMTTMRLPDDMPIEHKIVSRAIKSAQTQVEQQNMEIRKNVLKYDEVMNEQRKVIYAERLRVLDGEDLREQVEHMLRDVVEAYVTGATSEGYAEDWDHTKLWTALKSLYPVGVSWEDLVEEEEDLDAERLHDALTDDILAAYQRREAEFGEAVMRDLERQVLLSVLDRKWREHLYEMDYLKEGIGLRAYAQRDPLIEYQREGFDMFSAMLDSLKEETVGFLFNLQVEVAEPEPAPEQAIEIPVDTGRHARPTPPQPAAPKEDAVPSALRGKGLGGSQPQLTFSGPAEGGGVESHRDNDGDEADGGGAAGTTRRERRAAAREQAKKGKSKKGARR, encoded by the coding sequence ATGGTGCTGAACCGCCTGCTCCGCGCGGGCGAGGGCAAGATGATCAAGCGTCTGCGTCATATCGCGGACCACATCAACACCCTCGAAGACGACGTCAAGGACCTCTCGGACGCCGAGCTGCGGGCCAAGACAGCGGAGTTCAAGCAGCGGTACGCCGACGGTGAGTCGCTGGACGACCTGCTGCCCGAAGCGTTCTCCGTGGCAAGGGAGGCCGCCTGGCGGGTGCTCGGCCAGCGGCCGTTCGACGTCCAGCTGATGGGCGGTGCCGCGCTGCACCTCGGCCAGGTCGCCGAGATGAAGACCGGTGAAGGCAAGACGCTGACCAGTGTGCTGCCCGCCTACCTGAATGCCATTTCCGGCAAGGGCGTGCACATCGTCACGGTCAACGACTACCTGGCCAAACGTGACGCCGAGTGGATGGGCCGGATCCACCGCTTCCTCGGCCTCGAGGTCGGCGTGATCCTCTCCGACCAGTCGCCGGAGGTGCGCCGTCAGCAGTACGCCGCCGACATCACGCACGGCACGAACAACGAGTTCGGCTTCGACTACCTGCGCGACAACATGGCCTGGAGCCGGGCCGACTGCGTGCAGCGCGGGCACAATTTCGCGGTGGTCGACGAGGTGGACTCGATTCTGATCGACGAGGCCCGTACGCCGTTGATCATTTCCGGGCCGGCGGACAACTCGTCCCGCTGGTACGTCGAGTTCGCCCGGATGTCGCCGCTGATGAAGCCGGACGTCCATTACGACGTGGATATTCGCAAGCGCACCGTCGGTGTGTCCGAAAAGGGCGTTGCCTTCATCGAGGATCAGCTCGGCATCGAAAACCTCTACGAGGCGGCGAACACCCCGCTGGTCGGTTACCTGCAGAACGCGCTGAAGGCCAAGGAGCTCTACAAGAAGGACAAGGACTACATCGTCCGAAACGGCGAGGTCCTGATCGTCGACGAGTTCACCGGCCGGATCCTGCACGGCCGCCGGTACAACGAGGGCATGCACCAGGCGATCGAGGCCAAGGAAGGCGTCGAGATCAAGGCCGAGAACCAGACGCTGGCCACGATCACCCTGCAGAACTACTTCCGGCTCTACGACAAGCTCTCCGGGATGACCGGTACCGCCGAGACCGAGGCGGCCGAGTTCCACCAGACCTACAAGCTCGGTGTGGTGCCGATCCCGACGAACCGGCCGATGGTCCGCGCCGACCAGTCGGACCTGATCTACAAGACCGAGCAGGCCAAGTTCGAGGCGGTCGCCGAGGACATCGCGGAGCGGAACAAGAAGGGCCAGCCGGTGCTGGTCGGCACCACCAGCGTGGAGAAGTCCGAGCACCTGTCGAAGCTGCTGCTCAAGCTCGGCGTGCCGCACGAGGTGCTGAACGCCAAGCACCACGACCGGGAGGCGCTGATCGTGGCCCGGGCCGGCCGCAAGGGCGCGGTCACGGTGGCCACCAACATGGCCGGCCGTGGTACGGACGTGGTGCTCGGCGGTAACCCGGACCTGATCACGGACGCGGAGCTCCGCGACCGCGGCCTCGACCCGGTGGAGAACGAAGAGGAGTACCAGGCCGCCTGGGACAAGACGATCGAAGAGGTCAAGGCCGCCAGCAAGGCGGAGGCCGAGGAAGTCGTCGAAGCCGGCGGGCTGTATGTGCTCGGCACCGAGCGGCACGAGTCCCGCCGGATCGACAACCAGCTCCGCGGCCGGTCCGGCCGTCAGGGCGACCCTGGCGAGTCGCGGTTCTACCTCTCCCTCGGTGACGAGCTGATGCGCCGGTTCAACGCGGCCATGGTCGAGCGCGTGATGACCACCATGCGGCTGCCGGACGACATGCCGATCGAGCACAAGATCGTCTCCAGGGCGATCAAGAGCGCGCAGACGCAGGTCGAGCAGCAGAACATGGAGATCCGCAAGAACGTCCTCAAGTACGACGAGGTGATGAACGAGCAGCGCAAGGTGATCTACGCCGAGCGGCTGCGCGTGCTGGACGGCGAGGATCTGCGCGAGCAGGTGGAGCACATGCTCCGCGACGTGGTCGAGGCCTACGTCACCGGCGCCACCTCCGAGGGCTACGCCGAGGACTGGGACCACACCAAGCTGTGGACCGCGCTGAAGTCGCTGTACCCGGTCGGGGTCAGCTGGGAGGACCTGGTCGAGGAAGAGGAGGACCTGGACGCCGAGCGGCTGCACGACGCGCTCACCGACGACATCCTCGCCGCCTACCAGCGGCGTGAGGCGGAGTTCGGCGAGGCCGTCATGCGCGACCTCGAACGTCAGGTGCTGCTCTCCGTACTGGACCGCAAATGGCGTGAGCACCTCTACGAGATGGACTACCTCAAGGAGGGCATCGGCCTGCGGGCGTACGCCCAGCGCGACCCGCTGATCGAGTACCAGCGCGAGGGCTTCGACATGTTCAGCGCCATGCTCGATTCGCTGAAGGAGGAGACCGTCGGTTTCCTGTTCAACCTCCAGGTCGAGGTGGCCGAGCCCGAGCCGGCCCCGGAGCAGGCCATCGAGATCCCGGTGGACACCGGCCGGCACGCCAGGCCGACCCCGCCGCAGCCCGCCGCGCCCAAGGAGGACGCGGTGCCCTCCGCGCTGCGGGGCAAGGGTCTCGGCGGCAGCCAGCCGCAGCTGACCTTCTCCGGCCCGGCCGAGGGTGGTGGCGTCGAGTCGCATCGCGACAACGACGGTGACGAGGCCGATGGCGGTGGCGCCGCCGGCACCACGCGCCGGGAGCGTCGCGCCGCGGCCAGGGAGCAGGCCAAGAAGGGCAAGAGCAAGAAGGGCGCCCGCCGCTAA